The DNA sequence ACGGCGGCCGGGGTGATCTGCCGCACCTGGGCACCGCGTTCGGTGAGCATCCGCACCGCGCCGAGCGTCCAGTCGTCGGTGGCGGCGGACTCGGGCACGGCCAGCAGCCAGGTGCCGGACAGCCGGGGGGCCTGGCGCTCGGTCAGGGAGGTCCAGGTCACGCGGTAGCGCCAGCCGTCCACCGTGGACCGCTCACGGGCCTGCTTGCGCCAGGACGCCAGACCGGGCAGGACGGCGCCGAGCGAGGAGCGCTCACCGTCGTCCTCGAACGCGAGGGTGTCGGCCAGCGACTCCAGGTCCTCACGCTCGACGGCCTCCCAGAAGCGGGCGTCGACGGCGTCGGACGGCGTGCCCGACTCGTCGGCCACGGCGTCGGCGGCCTGCGGCCAGTAGCTCTGCTGCTGGAAGGCGTACGTGGGCAGCTCGACGCGGGCCGCGCCCGTACCGTCGTACACCGCCTGCCAGTCGACGCCGACGCCCCGCGTCCACGCCTCGCCCAGCGAGACCCAGAACCGGTCCAGGCCGCCCTCGTCACGGCGCAGCGAACCGATCGCGGCCGCTTCCCGGCCCGCGCTCTCGGCGGTCTCCTGCACACCCATCGTCAGCACCGGATGCGCGCTGGACTCGATGAACACCCCGAATCCCTCGTCCAGCAGACGGCGGACCGCACCCTCCAGCTCCACCGTGCGCCGCAGGTTGGTGAACCAGTACTCGGCGTCCAGCTCCGGGCCCTCGACCCACTCCCCCGTCACCGTCGACAGGAACGGCACCTCGGCCGCCTTGGGCTCTACGGGCGCCAGCAGCTCCAGCAACTCCTCCCGGAGCAGCTCCACCTGCGCGGAGTGCGAGGCGTAGTCCACCGGCACCCGACGCGCGCGGACCTCATCCGCCTCACACGCGGCGACCAGCTCGTCCAGGGCGGTCGGCTCACCCGACACCACCACCGACGAAGGACCGTTGACGGCGGCGACCGAAATGCGCTCCTCGCCCCACGGCGCGATCCGCTCCCGCACCTGGGCCACCGGAAGCGCCACCGACACCATGCCGCCCTTACCCGCCAGCACCCGCCCAATGGCCTGACTGCGCAGCGCCACGACACGAGCCGCGTCCTTCAAGGACAGAATCCCCGCCACACACGCCGCCGCGATCTCACCCTGCGAGTGGCCGACCACGGCCGCCGGCCGCACACCCAGCGAACGCCACAGCTCCGCCAGCGACACCATCACCGAGAACAACACCGGCTGAACGACGTCCACCCGCTCCAGTGACGGTGCGTCCTCCGCCTCGCGCAGCACATCCACCAACGACCAGTCGGTGAACTCTGCGAGCGCGGCGGCACACTCATCAATACGGGCAGCGAACACCGGTGAAGCATCCAACAGCTCCACGGCCATGCCTACCCATTGTGACCCCTGTCCTGGGAACACGAATGCGGCCTTGCCCCCGATTGAGGCCCCCTGCACCAGGTTGGGCAGGACCTGCCCCCTAGCGAGGGCGTCCAAACCACGGGCGAAATCGTCCCGGTCGCCGCCGACCAGCACCGCGCGCTGCTCGAAGGCGGCGCGGGTGGTGGCCAGCGAGTGGCCGATGTCCAGCGGGCGCTGGGCCGGTTCGGCGTCGAGGTGGGCCAGCAGCTTGGCGGCCTGGGCGCGCAGCGCCGCCTCGCTCTTACCGGATACCACCCACGGCAGCGTGCCGAGCCGCCGGGTCACCGGCTCGCTCTCCGTCCGCTCCTCGGCGGGGGCCTGCTCCAGGATGGCGTGCGCGTTGGTGCCGCTGAAACCGAACGAGGACACCGCGGCCCGGCGCGGACGGCCCGTCTCCGGCCACTCCCGCGCCTCGGTCAGCAGCTCGACACCGCCCGCCGACCAGTCCACGTGCGGGGTGGGTTCGACGATGTGCAGCGACTCCGGCAGCACACCGTGACGCAGCGCGAGCACGAGCTTCATCACACCGGCGACACCGGCGGCCGCCTGCGCGTGGCCGATGTTGGACTTGATGGAGCCGAGCAGCAGCGGCTGCCCCTCGGGCCGGTCCTGGCCGTAGGTGGCCAGCAGCGCCTGCGCCTCGATCGGGTCACCCAGCGTGGTGCCCGTGCCGTGCGCCTCGACCACGTCCACCTCGGCCGCCGACAGCCGCGCGTTGGCGAGGGCCTGCCGGATGACGCGCTGCTGGGACGGGCCGTTGGGCGCCGTCAGACCGTTGGACGCACCGTCCTGGTTGATCGCCGAGCCGCGCACGACCGCCAGCACCGGGTGGCCGTTGCGACGGGCGTCCGACAGCCGCTCGACCAGCAGCATGCCCACGCCCTCGGCCGGGCTGAAGCCGTCCGCGTCCGAGGAGAACGCCTTGCTGCGGCCGTCGGAGGACAGTCCGCGCTGGCGGCTGAACTCGATGAAGGTGCCCGGGGTGGCCATCACGGTGACCCCGCCCGCGAGGGCGAGCGAGCATTCGCCCTGGCGCAGCGACTGGACGGCCAGGTGCAGCGCCACCAGCGACGCCGAGCAGGCCGTGTCGACGGTGACCGCCGGGCCCTCCAGGCCGAAGGTGTAGGAGAGGCGGCCGGAGACGACGCTCGCGGCGCTGCCGGTGGCCAGGTGGCCCTCGTAGCCGTCGGTGGTGTTGCGCATGAGGATGGAGTAGTCGGAGCCGTTGGTGCCGACGAAGACACCGGACGGGCTGCCGTGCAGCGTGGCCGGGTCGATACCGGCCCGCTCGAACGCCTCCCAGGAGGTCTCCAGCAGCAGCCGCTGCTGCGGGTCCATCGCCATGGCCTCACGCGGCGAGATGCCGAAGAAGGCGGGGTCGAAGTCGGCCGCCCCGGTGAGGAATCCGCCCTCGCGGGTGTAGCTGGTGCCCTGCGCGTCCGGGTCCGGGTTGTAGAGGGACTCGATGTCCCAGCCGCGGTCGCCCGGGAACTCCGACAGCGCGTCACCGCCGGAGGCGAGCAGCTGCCACAGCTCCTCGGGGGTGCGCACCCCGCCCGGGAAGCGGCAGCTCATGGAGACGATGGCGATCGGCTCGTCATCGGCGAGCGCCGCCGCGGTCGGCAGCGCGGCCACGGCGGCCGGCTGCCCGCCGGAGATCTCGCCGCGCAGATGGCGCGCGAGCGCCGTGGGGGTGGGGTAGTCGAAGATCAGCGTCGGCGGCAGCTTCAGCCCGCTGGCGGCGCTGAGCCGGTTGCGCAGTTCGACGGCGGTGAGGGAGTCGAAGCCCAGCTCCTTGAAGGCCCGGCCCGCCTCGACCTCCTCGGCGCCCGCGTAGCCCAGGACGGCCGCGACGGCGGTGCGGACCAGCTCCAGCACCAGCCGCTCCTGCTCGGCCTCCGGTGCCCCGGCGAGCTGCCGCACCAGCGCGGCGGCCGCGCCCGCGCCGTCCGCCTCCGCGTCGCCCGCCATGTCCTTGATGACGTCCCGCGCCTCGGGCAGGTCGCGCAGCAGCGGGCGGGAGCGGCCGGAGGTGAAGGCGAGGACGAAGCGCTTCCACTCCATGTCGACGACGGTCAGCACCGACTCGTCGCGGTCCAGCGCGTGCTGGAGCGCGGTGACGGCCGACCGCGGCGCCATCTCGATGACGCCGTGGCGGCGCATCCGGTCGCCGACGCCGCCCTCGGCCATCCCGCCCTCGCCCCACGGGCCCCACGCCAGCGAGGTGGCGGGCAGACCCTGGGCGCGCCGGTACTCGGCGAAGGCGTCCAGGAAGGCGTTGCCCGGGGCGTAGTTGCCCTGGCCGGGTGCGCCGAAGGTGGCCGCGAAGGAGGAGAACAGCACGAACGCGGACAGGTCCAGGTCCCGGGTGAGCTCGTGCAGATGGCGGGTGGCGTCGACCTTGACCTTCAGTACCCGGTCCACCTGGTCCGGGGTCAGGCCCTCGATCACCCCGTCGTCCAGCACGGCGGCCGTGTGGACGACGGCCGTCAGCGGGTGCTCGGCGGGGATGTCCGCGAGCAGCGCCTCGACCTGGGCGCGGTCGGCCACATCGCAGGCCGCGATGGTGACCGTGGCGCCCAGCTCGGTCAGCTCCGCCTGGAGTTCGGCCGCGCCCGGGGCCTGGAGGCCACGGCGGCTGGTGAGCACCAGACGCTCGGCGCCGTTCCCGGCCAGCCAGCGCGCCACATGGGCGCCCAGCGCGCCCGTACCACCGGTGACCAGCGTCGTACCGGACGGCTGCCACGACCGTACGGCGGGCGTGGCGGCCAGCGGGGCGCGCACCAGACGGCGTACGAGCAGTCCGGTGGCGCGGATCGCCACCTGGTCCTCCTCCTCGGCCCCGGCGAGCACGGCCACCAGCCGGGCCAGCGCCCGCTCGTCGGGCGCGCCGGGCAGGTCGACCAGACCGCCCCAGCGCTCGCCGTGCTCCAGCGCGGCCACCCGGCCCAGGCCCCAGACCAGTGCCTGTTCGGGGGAGTCCAGGGCGTCCGCACGGCCCACGGAGACCGCGCCCCGGGTGGCGGACCACAGCGGCGCGCCGGTCTCCGCGTCGCCCAGCGCCTGCACCAGCGCGAGCTGCGCCGCCACCCCGGCCGGGACGGAGGGGTGGCGGGGGTGCGGATGGCCGTCGAGGGCCAGCAGCGACAGCACTCCGGCGAACGGGATGCCGTCGGTGTCCGCGAGCGCGGTGCGCAGCCGCTCGGCCAGCTCCTCCCGGCCGTCGGCGTCGGTGTCGACGGCGATCCGCCGCACGTCGGCGCCGCGTTCGGCGAGCACCCCGGCCACGGCGTCCGTCCAGGTGTCCTCGGTGCCCGGGGTGTCCCCGGTGGCCGGCGCGACGACGAGCCAGACGCCGGACAGCCGCGCGGGCTGCCCGTCGGCGAGCGGCTTCCAGGTGACGCGGTAGCGCCAGCCGTCCACGACGGACTGCTCACGGCTCTGCTTGCGCCAGGAGGCCAGGGCGGGCAGCAGCGCGCTGACCCGCTCATCACCCTCGACGTCCAGCTCGGCGGCGAGCGCCTGCCAGTCCTCGCGCTCCACGGCCTCCCAGAAGCGGGCCTCGACGGGATCGGCGGCGGGCGCGGCGGTGGCGGGGGCGCCCGCCTCGAGCCAGTAGCGCTGGTGCTGGAAGGCGTACGTGGGCAGCTCGCACCGGTGCGCGCCGGTGCCCTCGAACACCCCGGCCCAGTCCACGGTGGCGCCCCGCGTCCACGCCTCGCCGACGGAGGCCCAGAACCGGTCCAGGCCACCCTCGTCACGCCGCAGCGAACCGATGGCGGCCGCCTCCATACCGGCGTCCTCGGCGGTCTCCTGCACACCCATCGTCAGCACCGGATGCGCACTGGACTCGATGAACACCCCAAAGCCCTCGTCCAGCAGACGCCGGACCGCGCCCTCCAGCTCCACCGTGCGCCGCAGATTGGTGAACCAGTACTCGGCGTCCAGCTCCGGACCCTCTACCCACTCCCCCGTCACCGTCGACAGGAACGGCACCTCGGCGTTCCTCGGCTGTACGGGCGCCAGCAGCTCCAGCAGCTCCTCACGCAACAGCTCGACCTGGGCCGAGTGCGAGGCGTAGTCCACCGGCACCCGCCGCGCCCGCACCTCGTCCGCCTCACACGCGGCGATCAGCTCGTCCAGGGCCTCGGGCTCACCCGACACCACCACCGACGAAGGGCCGTTGACCGCGGCGACCGAGATCCGCTCCTCACCCCACGGCGCGATCCGCTCCCGCACCTGGGCCACCGGAAGCGCCACCGACACCATGCCACCCTTACCCGCCAGCACCCGCCCAATCGCCTGGCTGCGCAGCGCCACGACACGAGCCGCGTCCTTCAAGGACAGAATCCCCGCCACGCACGCCGCCGCGATCTCACCCTGCGAATGACCGATCACCGCCGCCGGGACCACCCCCAGCGAACGCCACAGCTCCGCCAGCGACACCATCACCGAGAACAGCACCGGCTGGACCACATCCACCCGCTCCAGCGATGGCGCACCCTCCGCACCCCGCAGCACATCCACCAACGACCAGTCGGTGAACTCCCCCAACGCGGCCGCACACTCCTCGATACGGGCCGCGAAAACGGGCGAGGCGTCCATCAGCCCCACCGCCATACCGGCCCACTGCGACCCCTGCCCCGGGAAGACGAACGCCGTCCGGCCGCCGACGACGGAGCCCTGGGCGACGCCCGCCGCCATACCGCCCTCGGCCAGGGCGGTCAGCCCGGCCAGCAGTGCGTCGCGGTCGTGGCCGCGCACCACGGCGCGGTGGTCCAGCTGGGCGCGGGTGGTGGCCAGCGAGAGGCCCACATCGACCGGGCGCGGGCCGGGCCCGGCCTCCAGGTGGGCCAGCAGCCGCCGCGCCTGGGCGCGCAGCGCCGCCGCGCTCTTGCCCGACACCGTCCACGGCACCACGTCCAGCCGCTTGGCCGGGGCCGGTTCCCCGGTGGCTTCCGCGTCGGTCTCGTCGGCGGGGGCCTGCTCGATGATGGTGTGCGCGTTGGTGCCGCTGAAACCGAACGAGGACACGGCGGCCCGGCGCGGGTGGTCGGTCTCCGGCCACGGCGTGGTGTCGGCGAGCAGCGACACCGCGCCCGCCGACCAGTCCACGTGCGGGGTCGGCTCGTCGATGTGCAGCGTCTTGGGCAGCACACCGTGGCGGATGGCCATGACCATCTTGATGACCCCGGCGACACCGGCCGCGGCCTGGGTGTGGCCGATGTTGGACTTGATGGAGCCGAGCAGCAGCGGCCGGTCCTCGGTGTGCTCCTGGCCGTAGGTGGCCAGCAGCGCCTGCGCCTCGATCGGGTCGCCCAGCGTCGTACCCGTGCCGTGTGCCTCGACGACGTCCACGTCGGCCGCGGAGAGCCGGCCGTTGGTGAGCGCCTGGTGGATGACGCGCTGCTGGGACGGTCCGTTGGGCGCCGTCAGACCGTTGGAGGCGCCGTCCTGGTTGATCGCCGAGCCACGGACGATGGCCAGCACCGGATGGCCGTGCCGGCGCGCGTCCGACAGCCGCTCCACCAGCAGCATGCCGACGCCCTCGCCCCAGCCGGTGCCGTCGGCGGCGGCGGCGAAGGGCTTGCAGCGGCCGTCGGCGGCGAGTCCGCGCTGCCGGCTGAACTCGGTGAACGTCGAGGGCGTGGCCATCACGGTGACACCGCCCGCGAGCGCGAGCGAGCATTCACCGTTGCGCAGCGCCTGCACCG is a window from the Streptomyces luomodiensis genome containing:
- a CDS encoding type I polyketide synthase; amino-acid sequence: MNNEDKLRDYLKRATADLRQARRQLREVEERHQEPIAIVAMSCRYPGGVRTPEELWRLVLDGEDAISGFPTDRGWDIESLYDADPDQAGASYVSEGGFLYDAGGFDPTLFGISPREAMAMDPQQRLLLETSWEAFERAGIDPTGLRGSRTGVFAGVMYHDYTSRLDSVPEGVEGFLGTGSSGSIASGRVSYTFGLEGPAVTVDTACSSSLVTLHMAVQALRNGECSLALAGGVTVMATPSTFTEFSRQRGLAADGRCKPFAAAADGTGWGEGVGMLLVERLSDARRHGHPVLAIVRGSAINQDGASNGLTAPNGPSQQRVIHQALTNGRLSAADVDVVEAHGTGTTLGDPIEAQALLATYGQEHTEDRPLLLGSIKSNIGHTQAAAGVAGVIKMVMAIRHGVLPKTLHIDEPTPHVDWSAGAVSLLADTTPWPETDHPRRAAVSSFGFSGTNAHTIIEQAPADETDAEATGEPAPAKRLDVVPWTVSGKSAAALRAQARRLLAHLEAGPGPRPVDVGLSLATTRAQLDHRAVVRGHDRDALLAGLTALAEGGMAAGVAQGSVVGGRTAFVFPGQGSQWAGMAVGLMDASPVFAARIEECAAALGEFTDWSLVDVLRGAEGAPSLERVDVVQPVLFSVMVSLAELWRSLGVVPAAVIGHSQGEIAAACVAGILSLKDAARVVALRSQAIGRVLAGKGGMVSVALPVAQVRERIAPWGEERISVAAVNGPSSVVVSGEPEALDELIAACEADEVRARRVPVDYASHSAQVELLREELLELLAPVQPRNAEVPFLSTVTGEWVEGPELDAEYWFTNLRRTVELEGAVRRLLDEGFGVFIESSAHPVLTMGVQETAEDAGMEAAAIGSLRRDEGGLDRFWASVGEAWTRGATVDWAGVFEGTGAHRCELPTYAFQHQRYWLEAGAPATAAPAADPVEARFWEAVEREDWQALAAELDVEGDERVSALLPALASWRKQSREQSVVDGWRYRVTWKPLADGQPARLSGVWLVVAPATGDTPGTEDTWTDAVAGVLAERGADVRRIAVDTDADGREELAERLRTALADTDGIPFAGVLSLLALDGHPHPRHPSVPAGVAAQLALVQALGDAETGAPLWSATRGAVSVGRADALDSPEQALVWGLGRVAALEHGERWGGLVDLPGAPDERALARLVAVLAGAEEEDQVAIRATGLLVRRLVRAPLAATPAVRSWQPSGTTLVTGGTGALGAHVARWLAGNGAERLVLTSRRGLQAPGAAELQAELTELGATVTIAACDVADRAQVEALLADIPAEHPLTAVVHTAAVLDDGVIEGLTPDQVDRVLKVKVDATRHLHELTRDLDLSAFVLFSSFAATFGAPGQGNYAPGNAFLDAFAEYRRAQGLPATSLAWGPWGEGGMAEGGVGDRMRRHGVIEMAPRSAVTALQHALDRDESVLTVVDMEWKRFVLAFTSGRSRPLLRDLPEARDVIKDMAGDAEADGAGAAAALVRQLAGAPEAEQERLVLELVRTAVAAVLGYAGAEEVEAGRAFKELGFDSLTAVELRNRLSAASGLKLPPTLIFDYPTPTALARHLRGEISGGQPAAVAALPTAAALADDEPIAIVSMSCRFPGGVRTPEELWQLLASGGDALSEFPGDRGWDIESLYNPDPDAQGTSYTREGGFLTGAADFDPAFFGISPREAMAMDPQQRLLLETSWEAFERAGIDPATLHGSPSGVFVGTNGSDYSILMRNTTDGYEGHLATGSAASVVSGRLSYTFGLEGPAVTVDTACSASLVALHLAVQSLRQGECSLALAGGVTVMATPGTFIEFSRQRGLSSDGRSKAFSSDADGFSPAEGVGMLLVERLSDARRNGHPVLAVVRGSAINQDGASNGLTAPNGPSQQRVIRQALANARLSAAEVDVVEAHGTGTTLGDPIEAQALLATYGQDRPEGQPLLLGSIKSNIGHAQAAAGVAGVMKLVLALRHGVLPESLHIVEPTPHVDWSAGGVELLTEAREWPETGRPRRAAVSSFGFSGTNAHAILEQAPAEERTESEPVTRRLGTLPWVVSGKSEAALRAQAAKLLAHLDAEPAQRPLDIGHSLATTRAAFEQRAVLVGGDRDDFARGLDALARGQVLPNLVQGASIGGKAAFVFPGQGSQWVGMAVELLDASPVFAARIDECAAALAEFTDWSLVDVLREAEDAPSLERVDVVQPVLFSVMVSLAELWRSLGVRPAAVVGHSQGEIAAACVAGILSLKDAARVVALRSQAIGRVLAGKGGMVSVALPVAQVRERIAPWGEERISVAAVNGPSSVVVSGEPTALDELVAACEADEVRARRVPVDYASHSAQVELLREELLELLAPVEPKAAEVPFLSTVTGEWVEGPELDAEYWFTNLRRTVELEGAVRRLLDEGFGVFIESSAHPVLTMGVQETAESAGREAAAIGSLRRDEGGLDRFWVSLGEAWTRGVGVDWQAVYDGTGAARVELPTYAFQQQSYWPQAADAVADESGTPSDAVDARFWEAVEREDLESLADTLAFEDDGERSSLGAVLPGLASWRKQARERSTVDGWRYRVTWTSLTERQAPRLSGTWLLAVPESAATDDWTLGAVRMLTERGAQVRQITPAAVEADRASLTRLVREELTGAGTVSGVLSLLAFDEGIAPGTDGVSAGLTGSAALIQALGNAGVEAPLWCATRGAVSVSRADRLASPGQALVWGLGRTAALEYPERWGGLVDLPGAPDERALARLAGVLAGSDGEDQLAVRAAGVFARRLAHAPLAGAPAVRSWQPSGTTLVTGGTGALGAHVARWLAGQGAEHLVLTSRRGLQAPGAAELQAELTELGAKVTVAACDVADRKAVETLLAAIPADQPLTAVMHAAGVLDDGVLDALTPERFATVLGPKADAARHLHELTRELDLSAFVLFSGIAGTLGDAGQGNYAAANAYLDALAEQRRADGLPATSVAWGRWGETGLAADGAIGERLDRGGVPAMAPHAAITALRQALDHADTVVAVADIQWDRFVHGYTAVRPSPFIADLPEVRRLRATGGPAGEPGAATDGSPADALRARLAGISRAEQSLVVLEVVRSNAAAALGHPSTDEVGAGRAFKELGFDSLIALELRNRLTAATGQKLPATLVFDYPTPAALAEFLCGRIVGDGGTAAAPGLAELDALESALSVLDPDSATRGDIAARLRDLAARWAEPRTADAEAADGDGGTVTEKLQEATPDEVFAFIDKELGI